A genomic segment from Capra hircus breed San Clemente chromosome 15, ASM170441v1, whole genome shotgun sequence encodes:
- the LOC102188156 gene encoding olfactory receptor 51G1-like, which produces MTGTNSSIGQTPSFYLSGIPGYEDVQYFISIPFCVFYLIGIGGNCTVLHIIHTDKSLHEPMYYFLAMLSLTDMGMSISTLPTVLRTFWFDAKEIEMNTCIAQMYFIHTFSLMESAVLLAMAFDRYVAICDPLRYSSKLTPQRIVYIGVFIVIRCSTVLPVVLVRIPTFSFCHSHVLSHSFCLHQDVILLACSDISFNVLYGLFVVAFYWGVDSLGIFLSYTFILHSVLHIASRGGKLKALSTCVSHICAVLILYVPMIGLSLVHRFAKHSSPIIHIIMADIYLLVPPVLNPIIYSIKTKQIRQGFLGILLSKRIQLART; this is translated from the coding sequence ATGACAGGCACTAATTCCAGTATTGGACAGACACCTTCATTCTACCTTTCTGGGATTCCTGGCTACGAGGATGTTCAATACTTTATTTCCATCCCCTTTTGTGTGTTCTATCTGATTGGAATAGGGGGCAACTgtacagttcttcacatcatccACACTGACAAGAGTCTCCATGAGCCCATGTACTACTTCCTGGCCATGCTGTCCCTCACGGACATGGGCATGTCCATCTCCACCCTGCCCACAGTACTGAGAACCTTCTGGTTTGATGCTAAGGAGATTGAGATGAATACTTGTATAGCCCAGATGTATTTTATTCATACTTTTTCTCTAATGGAATCAGCTGTGCTCCTAGCCATGGCTTTTGACCGCTATGTTGCCATCTGCGATCCTTTGAGGTATTCCAGCAAACTTACCCCACAACGCATTGTCTATATAGGGGTCTTCATCGTAATCAGATGCTCCACTGTCCTCCCTGTTGTTCTTGTTCGTATCCCCACATTTTCTTTCTGTCACTCCCATGTTCTCTCCCACTCCTTCTGTTTACATCAAGATGTCATCCTATTGGCCTGTTCTGACATCTCATTCAATGTTTTGTATGGCTTGTTTGTTGTTGCATTTTATTGGGGTGTAGATTCTCTAGGAATCTTTTTATCTTATACTTTCATCCTCCACTCTGTGTTGCACATTGCATCCCGGGGAGGGAAACTCAAAGCCCTCAGTACATGTGTCTCCCATATTTGTGCTGTGCTCATTCTATATGTGCCGATGATAGGGTTGTCCTTAGTGCATCGTTTTGCAAAACATTCTTCTCCCATTATTCATATTATCATGGCAGATATTTACCTGTTAGTTCCGCCAGTTCTCAACCCAATTATTTATAGCATCAAGACAAAGCAGATTCGCCAAGGCTTCCTAGGGATATTATTATCCAAAAGGATACAGCTTGCTCGCACTTAG
- the LOC102187880 gene encoding olfactory receptor 51G2-like — translation MATANSSNILSSTFYLTGIPGYEEFHHWISIPFCLLYLVGIMGNCTILHIVRTDPRLHEPMYYFLAMLSLTDMGMSLPTMISLFRVLWSISREIQFNTCVVQMFFIHTFSFTESSVLLAMALDRYVAICHPLRYATILTPTLITKIGIAALLRSALPVIPLLARLAFFPFCHSHILSHSHCLHQDVIRLACADTKFNVIYGLVLITLLWGMDSLGIFVSYVFILHSVLKISSQEGRFKALNTCASHICAVLILYVPMIGLSIVHRFAKHSSPLIHVFMAHIYLLVPPVLNPIIYSVKTKQIRQGILHLVFPQESVLL, via the coding sequence ATGGCAACTGCAAACTCCAGCAATATCTTGTCCTCCACATTCTATCTCACAGGTATCCCTGGATATGAGGAATTTCACCACTGGATTTCCATCCCATTCTGTCTCCTCTACCTTGTTGGAATCATGGGTAACTGTACTATCCTACATATTGTCCGGACAGACCCCAGGCTCCATGAGCCCATGTACTACTTCTTGGCCATGCTTTCTCTCACTGACATGGGCATGTCCTTGCCCACAATGATATCACTCTTCAGGGTGCTATGGTCCATATCCAGGGAGATCCAGTTCAACACTTGTGTAGTCCAAATGTTTTTCATTCACACTTTCTCCTTCACTGAGTCATCTGTGCTCTTGGCCATGGCCCTTGACCGATATGTAGCTATCTGCCACCCCCTAAGATACGCTACCATTCTCACTCCAACACTCATCACAAAAATTGGCATTGCAGCCCTGCTTAGAAGTGCCCTTCCTGTGATTCCACTTCTAGCCCGGCTGGCCTTCTTTCCCTTCTGCCACTCTCACATCCTTTCTCATTCTCACTGTCTGCACCAGGACGTGATCCGCCTTGCTTGTGCTGACACTAAGTTTAATGTTATATATGGGTTAGTTCTGATCACTTTGCTGTGGGGAATGGACTCTTTGGGTATTTTTGTGTCTTATGTTTTCATCCTTCACTCAGTATTAAAAATTTCATCTCAGGAGGGGAGATTTAAGGCCCTCAACACATGTGCATCCCACATCTGTGCTGTACTTATTCTTTATGTGCCTATGATTGGGCTCTCTATTGTCCATCGTTTTGCCAAACACTCATCCCCCCTCATCCACGTCTTCATGGCTCATATCTACCTGCTAGTTCCACCTGTGCTCAACCCAATCATCTACAGTGTGAAGACCAAGCAGATCCGCCAAGGAATTCTCCACCTGGTTTTCCCCCAAGAATCAGTTCTTCTGTGA
- the LOC102188427 gene encoding LOW QUALITY PROTEIN: olfactory receptor 52D1-like (The sequence of the model RefSeq protein was modified relative to this genomic sequence to represent the inferred CDS: inserted 1 base in 1 codon), which produces MSLPNNISFHPNTFLLVGIPGIEAIHTWISIPFCLIYLTALLGNFSILFIIRTDSNLHEPMYFFLCMLSVADLILSTTAMPKILSIFWFHDREIYFEACLVQVFLIHSLCSMASGFILAMAFDRYVAICNPLRHSIILTHRVIQNVGLAIIFRGVVLFCPQPFMLWWLPYCRTNVIPHTYCEFMALIKLACAETRICRTYSLTAAFLTGGLDFILILCSYVVILYTVFHLPSKAARLKTXGTCGSHVCVILVAYTPAFFSFLTHRFGHHVAPHIHIFVANIYVLVPPMVNPMIYGIRTKRIRERYLQVLTSHKF; this is translated from the exons ATGTCACTGCCAAACAACATCAGCTTTCATCCCAATACCTTTCTTCTCGTTGGCATTCCAGGGATAGAGGCCATCCACACTTGGATATCAATACCCTTCtgccttatttatttaactgctCTCCTGGgaaatttctccattttatttattatcagAACAGACTCCAACCTGCATGaacccatgtacttcttcctctgtATGCTCTCTGTGGCCGACTTGATCCTTTCCACTACTGCTATGCCCAAAATCCTCAGCATTTTTTGGTTCCATGACAGGGAGATCTATTTTGAAGCCTGCCTTGTCCAAGTATTTCTCATTCACTCACTATGCAGCATGGCCTCAGGGTTTATCTTGGCCATGGCCTTTGACAGGTACGTGGCAATCTGCAATCCTCTGAGACATTCCATTATCCTGACACACAGAGTCATCCAGAACGTGGGGCTGGCTATCATCTTCCGTGGAGTCGTACTTTTCTGTCCTCAACCCTTTATGCTTTGGTGGCTTCCCTACTGTAGAACTAATGTCATCCCTCACACCTACTGTGAATTTATGGCTCTGATCAAGCTGGCTTGTGCAGAGACCAGGATCTGCAGAACATACAGCCTAACTGCTGCCTTCCTCACTGGAGGTTTAGATTTCATATTAATCCTCTGTTCCTACGTTGTCATCCTTTACACTGTCTTCCATCTTCCATCCAAAGCTGCTCGGCTCAAGA TGGGCACTTGTGGATCCCATGTGTGTGTGATCCTGGTGGCCTATACTCCagcctttttctccttccttactCACAGATTTGGACACCATGTGGCTCCTCATATTCACATCTTTGTGGCTAACATCTATGTCCTTGTTCCACCCATGGTGAACCCAATGATCTATGGCATAAGAACCAAGAGGATCAGAGAACGATACCTCCAGGTTTTGACTTCTCACAAATTCTAA